A single window of Drosophila suzukii chromosome 3, CBGP_Dsuzu_IsoJpt1.0, whole genome shotgun sequence DNA harbors:
- the LOC139352882 gene encoding uncharacterized protein has translation MFGNWKLAATFRPLGRLRWLMEGSRPGYLRLALSAKRSAIGLHLENRWE, from the coding sequence ATGTTTGGCAATTGGAAGTTGGCGGCAACTTTTAGGCCTTTGGGGCGTCTGCGTTGGCTGATGGAAGGAAGCCGGCCCGGCTACCTACGACTTGCATTGTCAGCTAAGCGATCTGCAATAGGACTACACTTAGAAAATCGATGGGAATAG